A genomic window from Sorex araneus isolate mSorAra2 chromosome 2, mSorAra2.pri, whole genome shotgun sequence includes:
- the LOC129401689 gene encoding gasdermin-A-like: MSSLFKRDATSLVRELGRQGELVPVDSLTSAPRLRPFCLVRKKHRCHPWPWDTPVIPTEYSLMDVLEPGSPDPEVSQSQPIHVQKMATGAGTGAPGAGSGPQGQASSKGTCGAKLAVKTLSVSPNTWETLVEQRKVRVPRPPFLQNQEKESLYVVTEAVETVQDSPMQSKMEGSGQSALKDHFLQAHDRSSLPTTQVPTEKAEVVPEGSVMAYRVLRLVIKEDRWGPDSDWPQGKEPGFEFLQQQLGAQLQDLAALPPELRLTLLGALRELLRTPEALQELEDSLEKALDVGELAGLSGPGGLVLSTLQDPAGGLPPSRNRAILCILGALVVLSDTQLNLLAQCLERGLLPQQLELVVSILKTTFDLREETTVPAPLPPGALSSLPEEDAALALSLLESCGLELQGSSHRLTWDPDVLPQLSALYGALEGLQLLASPCAQQAQA, from the exons ATGTCCTCCTTGTTCAAGCGGGACGCCACGAGCCTGGTCAGGGAGCTGGGCAGGCAGGGTGAGCTGGTGCCCGTGGACAGCCTGACCAGCGCCCCTCGCCTGCGCCCCTTCTGCCTGGTGAGGAAGAAGCACAGATGCCACCCCTGGCCTTGGGACACCCCGGTCATCCCCACAGAGTACTCGCTCATGGACGTGCTGGAACCAGGCTCCCCGGATCCAG AGGTAAGCCAGAGTCAGCCTATCCATGTCCAAAAGATGGCGACAGGAGCAGGGACAGGGGCCCCAGGCGCAGGCTCTGGGCCACAGGGACAGGCAAGCAGCAAGGGGACCTGCGGTGCCAAGCTGGCTGTGAAGACTCTCAGTGTTTCCCCCAACACCTgggagacactggtggagcaGAG GAAGGTGAGGGTGCCGCGGCCCCCGTtcctgcagaaccaggagaaggaGAGCCTGTACGTAGTGACAGAGGCGGTGGAGACCGTGCAGGACAGCCCGATGCAGAGCAAGATGGAGGGTTCGGGGCAGTCGGCCCTCAAG GACCACTTCCTGCAGGCTCATGACCGGTCCTCCCTGCCGACCACCCAGGTGCCCACGGAGAAGGCAGAGGTCGTCCCGGAGGGCAGCGTCATGGCCTACAGAGTGCTGCGGCTGGTGATCAAGGAGGATCGCTGGG GCCCCGACTCCGACTGGCCCCAGGGCAAGGAGCCCGGCTTTGAGTTCCTGCAGCAGCAGCTGGGGGCCCAGCTGCAGGACCTGGCCGCGCTGCCCCCGGAGCTGAGGCTCACTCTGCTGGGGGCCCTTCGGGAGCTGCTCCGGACTCCCGAGGCCCTGCAGGAGCTGGAGGACTCA CTGGAGAAGGCCTTGGACGTCGGGGAGCTGGCGGGGCTGAGTGGCCCCGGCGGCCTCGTCCTGAGCACGCTCCAGGACCCCGCAGGCGGCCTGCCGCCCTCGAGAAATAGGGCCATCCTCTGCATTCTTGGTGCGCTCGTGG TGCTCAGCGACACCCAACTGAACCTGTTGGCTCAGTGCCTGGAGAGGGGCCTCCTGCCCCAGCAGCTGGAGCTG GTGGTGAGCATCTTGAAGACGACCTTTGACCTGAGGGAGGAGACCAccgtccccgcccccctcccgcccggaGCCCTCTCCTCGCTGCCCGAGGAGGACGCAGCGCTGGCCCTGAGCCTGCTGGAGAGCTGCGGCCTGGAGCTGCAGGGCTCCTCTCACCGGCTCACCTGGGACCCCGATGTGCTGCCCCAGCTCTCTGCGCTCTACGGGGCCCTCGAGGGGCTGCAGCTGCTGGCCAGCCCCTGCGCCCAGCAGGCCCAGGCCTGA